One stretch of Roseimicrobium sp. ORNL1 DNA includes these proteins:
- a CDS encoding C-terminal binding protein, whose amino-acid sequence MPAKVIITDFVTEPLDEERRILGDLAEVIALDALCEDELIGRIEDADAIMMYHQFNVTSRVIQNLKNCKLIIRCGVGVDNVDHAFARTRGIPVANIPDYGTEDVADTAIAMMMTLTRGVHLMNSRLQRNVGPWHYSPMVPLHRLRGRVFGIVGLGRIGTAAALRAKALGMDVWFYDPYAQDGKDKSLGVRRAESIEELFAKSYVLSLHCPLTPETRLMVNDETLKLLPQGAYVINSARGAVTDPMAILRSIEDGHLAGAALDVLEKEPPSDSDPLLQAWRDPHHPAHDRLILNPHSAFYTEEGLRDMRVKGSENVRRVLLGQAARNVVN is encoded by the coding sequence ATGCCCGCCAAAGTCATCATCACCGATTTCGTCACCGAGCCCCTCGACGAGGAGCGCCGCATCCTGGGAGATCTCGCGGAGGTCATTGCGCTGGATGCGCTGTGTGAGGACGAATTGATTGGCCGCATCGAGGATGCTGATGCCATCATGATGTATCACCAGTTCAATGTGACCTCGCGGGTCATCCAGAACCTGAAGAACTGCAAGCTGATCATCCGCTGCGGGGTGGGCGTGGACAATGTGGATCACGCCTTCGCCCGCACGCGTGGCATTCCGGTGGCGAACATTCCCGACTACGGCACCGAGGACGTGGCGGACACGGCGATCGCCATGATGATGACGCTCACGCGCGGGGTGCATTTGATGAACTCGCGCCTACAGCGCAATGTGGGGCCCTGGCACTATTCACCCATGGTACCGCTGCACCGCCTGCGTGGGCGTGTGTTTGGCATCGTGGGACTGGGTCGTATCGGCACTGCGGCGGCCCTGCGCGCGAAGGCGCTGGGCATGGACGTGTGGTTCTATGATCCGTATGCACAGGATGGAAAGGACAAGTCACTCGGGGTGCGTCGTGCGGAGTCGATTGAGGAGTTGTTTGCCAAATCGTATGTGCTGTCCCTGCACTGCCCGCTGACTCCGGAGACACGTCTGATGGTGAATGATGAGACGCTCAAGCTCCTGCCGCAGGGTGCGTATGTCATTAACTCAGCGCGTGGTGCGGTCACGGATCCCATGGCCATCCTGCGCTCGATTGAAGATGGGCATCTCGCCGGCGCGGCACTGGATGTGCTGGAGAAGGAGCCGCCGTCTGATAGTGATCCGTTGCTCCAGGCCTGGCGGGATCCGCATCATCCCGCGCACGACCGGCTGATTCTCAATCCGCACTCTGCCTTCTACACGGAAGAGGGGCTGCGTGACATGCGCGTGAAGGGGAGCGAGAATGTGCGCCGTGTGCTGCTTGGACAGGCGGCGAGGAATGTGGTGAATTGA